In one Mucilaginibacter sp. PAMB04168 genomic region, the following are encoded:
- a CDS encoding N-acetylmuramoyl-L-alanine amidase: MKNKGFKTFIYGLLALVISSINFAFTTDNPCKKDTTVATGFKLKTIVIDAGHGGKAAGALGAYSMEKNVTLALALKLQKAVQKELKDVNVIMTRTTDVFVPNRSRADMANENKANIYVSLHCNSLPNARRVVNGKTVSVPNRSGKGVLLLVNRIGRMNEQVAALRENEFAEQEEQYSKGTARKELDPAQAMTLNAFRDKFRKQSIHLASLINNEFTNTDGRNSLGVIEQGVLVLAHTAMPSVLVETGFINNPDEEDYLNSEDGQAEIVNSIVRAIKQYKHELEQTAP, encoded by the coding sequence ATGAAAAATAAAGGTTTCAAAACATTCATTTATGGATTATTGGCTTTAGTCATCTCCAGTATAAATTTTGCTTTCACAACAGATAATCCTTGTAAAAAAGACACAACAGTTGCAACCGGTTTTAAACTTAAAACCATTGTAATTGATGCTGGCCACGGCGGCAAAGCCGCAGGCGCGCTTGGTGCCTATTCGATGGAAAAGAATGTAACGCTGGCATTAGCGTTAAAATTGCAGAAGGCAGTACAAAAAGAATTAAAAGACGTAAATGTAATCATGACGCGTACTACCGACGTGTTTGTGCCCAACCGCTCCAGAGCGGACATGGCTAATGAAAACAAGGCAAATATTTATGTTTCTTTACACTGCAACTCTCTGCCTAATGCACGCAGAGTTGTTAACGGTAAAACAGTTTCGGTTCCTAACCGTTCAGGCAAAGGCGTTTTGTTACTGGTTAACCGTATTGGCCGCATGAATGAGCAGGTTGCTGCATTACGCGAGAATGAGTTTGCCGAACAGGAGGAGCAATACTCTAAAGGTACGGCCAGAAAAGAACTTGACCCGGCGCAGGCAATGACATTAAATGCGTTTCGTGATAAGTTTCGGAAACAAAGTATACACCTTGCAAGTTTAATCAATAACGAGTTTACAAACACCGATGGCCGCAATAGCCTGGGTGTAATTGAACAAGGTGTACTGGTACTGGCTCATACGGCTATGCCATCTGTACTGGTTGAAACAGGCTTTATTAACAACCCCGATGAAGAGGATTATTTAAACTCGGAAGATGGACAGGCCGAAATTGTAAACTCAATTGTAAGAGCAATTAAACAATATAAGCACGAACTGGAGCAAACGGCTCCCTAA
- a CDS encoding phosphoribosylaminoimidazolesuccinocarboxamide synthase: MEAIKLTQYNFPGQTAYYKGKVRDVYTIGDKYLVMVVTDRISAFDVVLPEPIPYKGQVLNQIAAHFLEATADIVPNWVVNVPDPSVTIGKMCEPFKVEMVIRGYLAGHAAREYAAGKRTLCGVTLPEGLKENDKLPEPIITPTTKASVGHDEDISREDILAKGIVSEQDYLQLEQYTRALFARGTEIAAERGLILVDTKYEFGKADGKIYLIDEIHTPDSSRYFYSEGYADRQQKGEAQKQLSKEFVRKWLIENGFQGKDGQVVPVMTPEIVQSISERYIELFEQITGKPFVKSDNLDVLVRVESAVKGALLTL; encoded by the coding sequence ATGGAGGCTATTAAACTAACACAATATAATTTTCCCGGGCAAACGGCTTATTACAAAGGCAAAGTACGCGATGTATACACCATAGGAGATAAATACCTGGTTATGGTAGTTACCGACCGTATTTCGGCTTTTGATGTGGTATTGCCAGAGCCTATCCCGTACAAAGGACAGGTGCTGAACCAAATTGCAGCTCACTTTTTAGAGGCAACTGCCGATATTGTACCCAACTGGGTGGTGAACGTGCCCGATCCAAGTGTTACCATAGGTAAAATGTGTGAGCCGTTTAAAGTAGAAATGGTGATACGTGGTTACCTGGCTGGCCATGCTGCACGCGAGTACGCTGCCGGTAAACGCACGCTATGCGGCGTTACCCTACCCGAAGGTTTAAAGGAGAATGATAAGTTACCCGAGCCTATCATCACGCCAACAACTAAAGCATCAGTAGGGCATGATGAGGATATATCAAGAGAAGACATTTTAGCAAAAGGCATTGTATCCGAACAAGATTACCTGCAGTTAGAGCAATATACCCGTGCGCTGTTTGCACGCGGTACCGAAATTGCTGCCGAGCGCGGCCTTATTTTAGTAGATACTAAGTATGAATTTGGCAAAGCCGACGGTAAAATATACCTGATTGATGAAATTCATACGCCCGATTCGTCACGGTACTTTTACAGTGAAGGATATGCAGACCGCCAGCAAAAGGGCGAGGCACAAAAGCAGTTATCTAAAGAGTTTGTACGCAAATGGCTCATCGAAAACGGCTTTCAGGGTAAGGATGGGCAGGTTGTGCCAGTAATGACACCTGAGATCGTCCAATCTATATCAGAGCGTTACATAGAGCTGTTTGAGCAGATCACCGGTAAGCCGTTTGTAAAATCTGACAACCTGGATGTTTTAGTACGGGTAGAAAGTGCAGTTAAAGGGGCGTTGCTAACTTTGTGA
- a CDS encoding ribonuclease Z: MKFEVTILGSSSATPIFNRNPTAQVLNINERLYLIDCGEGTQVQMLHFDVKTSRIDHIFISHLHGDHYFGLVGLLSSMHLNGRTKPLKLFGPAPLKEIIDVQFKYSDTSLNYLIEFTATDPTAPQLILDNQDLTVETIPLDHRIPTTGFLFKQKKRLRKIIKNKVEALGIPVEDYPLLKKGAPYTAPDGTVYGNEDLTVDSDRPKCYAFCSDTIYNDAYFEQIRNVDLLYHESTFLHNMLDRANKTFHTTAWQAGQVAVQTEAKSLLIGHFSARYKSLMDLLEEARSVFPNTELAIEGNTYTVGEDMV, translated from the coding sequence ATGAAGTTTGAGGTAACCATACTTGGAAGCAGTTCAGCAACTCCCATTTTTAACAGAAATCCTACGGCACAGGTGCTTAATATTAATGAGCGCCTGTACCTGATAGACTGCGGCGAAGGCACCCAGGTGCAAATGTTGCACTTTGACGTTAAAACCAGCCGCATAGACCACATCTTCATCAGCCATTTACACGGCGATCATTATTTTGGACTTGTAGGGTTATTGTCATCCATGCATCTTAACGGTCGCACCAAGCCGCTCAAGTTGTTTGGTCCGGCTCCTCTCAAAGAAATCATTGACGTACAGTTTAAGTACTCAGATACATCACTCAATTATTTGATTGAGTTTACAGCTACAGATCCTACCGCCCCCCAGCTTATATTAGATAATCAGGATTTAACGGTAGAAACCATACCTTTGGATCACCGTATACCAACCACAGGTTTTTTGTTTAAGCAAAAGAAACGCTTACGTAAAATAATTAAAAATAAGGTTGAAGCCTTAGGCATACCTGTTGAGGATTATCCCTTGCTAAAAAAAGGAGCGCCATACACAGCGCCTGACGGTACGGTTTACGGCAACGAGGACCTTACCGTTGATTCGGACCGGCCAAAATGCTATGCTTTTTGCTCAGACACAATATACAATGACGCGTATTTTGAGCAGATCAGAAATGTGGACCTGTTATATCATGAATCTACTTTTTTGCACAACATGCTGGATAGGGCCAATAAAACTTTTCATACCACAGCGTGGCAGGCAGGGCAGGTTGCGGTACAAACCGAGGCTAAAAGCTTGCTTATTGGCCACTTCTCTGCCAGGTATAAAAGCCTGATGGACCTGCTTGAGGAAGCCCGCAGCGTTTTCCCTAATACTGAACTAGCCATTGAAGGCAATACCTACACCGTAGGTGAAGATATGGTGTAA
- a CDS encoding SAM-dependent chlorinase/fluorinase, producing MGIITLTTDLGDKDIYQAALKGSILKISPSVNIVDITHSVAAFNIQQAAFILKNSFYYFPEETVHLIGIDTVYSEENRFLAIRYRNHYFVGADNGIFSLIFDDEPEEMVEINILQDLKFLHFPLSDIFVKAACHLAQGGTLNAIGLPVHSIEKRMTLQPAVERNQIRGMVIYIDSFQNVITNITKDFFNRVQQGRRFVLYFKRNETITHLSWHYNEVPEGEKLCLFGISDHLEIAINKGNASGLLGLNLGDSVIIDFQ from the coding sequence ATGGGAATAATCACTTTAACAACTGATTTGGGCGATAAAGATATTTATCAGGCAGCGCTGAAAGGCAGCATCCTGAAGATATCGCCTTCAGTTAATATTGTAGATATAACCCACTCGGTAGCAGCCTTCAATATACAACAGGCTGCTTTCATTTTAAAGAACAGTTTTTACTATTTCCCTGAAGAAACAGTACATCTTATTGGCATAGATACGGTATACAGTGAAGAGAACCGTTTTTTAGCCATCAGGTACCGTAATCATTACTTTGTTGGAGCCGATAATGGTATCTTTTCACTCATATTTGATGATGAACCGGAGGAGATGGTAGAGATTAACATACTGCAGGATTTAAAGTTTTTGCACTTTCCCTTATCTGATATTTTTGTGAAAGCTGCTTGCCACCTGGCCCAGGGAGGCACATTAAACGCCATTGGCCTGCCGGTACACAGCATCGAAAAACGAATGACGCTGCAACCTGCCGTTGAGCGCAACCAGATCAGGGGTATGGTAATTTATATCGACTCGTTTCAGAACGTGATCACCAACATTACTAAAGACTTTTTTAACCGGGTGCAGCAAGGACGACGCTTTGTACTTTACTTTAAGCGTAACGAAACCATTACCCACCTGAGCTGGCACTATAACGAGGTGCCCGAAGGTGAAAAGCTTTGTCTCTTCGGCATTAGCGATCACCTGGAAATTGCCATTAATAAAGGTAACGCCAGTGGCCTGCTAGGCCTCAATTTGGGCGATAGTGTAATTATTGATTTTCAATAA
- a CDS encoding PhoH family protein, with protein sequence MNELKISIDHINPAVLWGPNNDHFEIIKKQYPKLKIVARGSEVKVLGDEQELAFFNEKFGYLLQHVEKYDTLNITDLERLLGAKHIETKTADQPNEKPGSTGEVIVFGHNGIMVKARTANQRRMVDSITKSDIMFAIGPAGTGKTYTAVALAVRALKNKEIKRIILTRPAVEAGENLGFLPGDLKEKIDPYLRPLYDALDDMIPPEKLKTYLENRTIEIAPLAFMRGRTLDNCFVILDEAQNATDMQLKMFLTRMGPTAKFIVTGDVTQIDLPKKQQSGLHTALRILTDIKGIEIIYLSGEDVVRHKLVRRILEAYGDIQ encoded by the coding sequence TTGAACGAACTTAAAATATCAATTGACCACATAAACCCCGCCGTACTATGGGGACCTAACAATGATCATTTTGAGATCATTAAAAAGCAATACCCTAAGCTCAAAATTGTGGCCCGGGGCAGCGAGGTAAAAGTTTTAGGTGATGAGCAGGAGCTGGCTTTTTTTAATGAAAAGTTTGGCTACTTGTTACAACACGTAGAAAAGTACGATACGCTGAATATTACCGACCTGGAGCGTTTACTAGGCGCCAAACATATCGAAACAAAGACTGCCGATCAGCCAAACGAAAAGCCTGGCAGTACAGGTGAAGTAATTGTTTTTGGACATAACGGCATTATGGTAAAAGCCCGTACGGCTAACCAGCGCCGTATGGTAGACAGCATTACCAAAAGCGACATTATGTTTGCTATAGGGCCGGCCGGTACAGGTAAAACTTATACGGCAGTAGCTTTGGCAGTAAGGGCCTTAAAGAATAAGGAGATTAAGCGTATCATACTTACCCGCCCGGCCGTTGAGGCAGGGGAGAACCTTGGCTTTTTGCCAGGCGACCTTAAGGAGAAGATAGACCCATACCTGCGCCCCCTGTACGATGCGCTTGACGATATGATACCGCCCGAAAAGTTAAAAACTTATTTGGAGAACCGTACCATTGAAATTGCACCTCTTGCCTTTATGCGTGGCCGTACGCTGGATAACTGCTTTGTGATATTGGACGAAGCCCAGAACGCTACTGATATGCAGCTGAAAATGTTCCTTACACGTATGGGACCAACCGCCAAGTTCATTGTAACAGGCGACGTAACTCAGATCGACTTACCTAAGAAACAGCAATCGGGCCTGCACACAGCGCTGCGTATCCTGACCGATATTAAAGGCATCGAGATTATTTACCTGAGCGGCGAAGACGTAGTACGTCACAAACTGGTACGGCGCATACTGGAAGCCTACGGGGATATACAGTAA
- a CDS encoding STAS domain-containing protein, whose translation MKFTVDKHEKYVLIRLNESKLNSLITPQLKSELILINTEGQRNIILDLCQVKFADSSGLSSLLVGHRLCKNAEGSFILACLNESVSRLISISQLDNVLTIVPTTEEAIDHIFMEEIEKELKKEAK comes from the coding sequence ATGAAATTCACTGTTGATAAGCATGAGAAGTATGTTTTGATTAGGCTGAACGAATCAAAGCTGAATTCATTAATTACTCCACAACTAAAATCTGAGCTGATACTGATTAATACCGAGGGACAGCGTAATATAATTTTGGATTTGTGCCAGGTTAAGTTTGCTGATTCATCAGGATTAAGCAGCTTATTGGTAGGTCATCGTTTATGCAAAAATGCCGAAGGTAGCTTTATTTTAGCTTGCCTTAACGAATCGGTTTCTCGCCTGATAAGCATATCGCAATTAGACAACGTACTGACCATTGTTCCTACCACTGAAGAAGCTATCGACCATATTTTTATGGAAGAGATAGAAAAAGAACTGAAAAAAGAAGCAAAATAA
- a CDS encoding MlaD family protein encodes MKINNETKIGILTVIGLAVLVLGYSYLKGNDVFSSSNKFYALYRNVEGLTLSKPILVNGFQIGHVSNMTLQTESGFTIVEFKVDPKYPIPNNTLARLESTDLLGSKAIIFELGNSRELAENKDTLRADIQGSLAQSLQPVQRKAEMLMERVDSSLAAINKILNPEFQRNVDRSFMSIANSLQTLEGTTKKIDRLVGAQSNHINGILTNAEVMTSNLRTSSGRLNTTTANFEKVSSDLANSNIKQTLENANKAMADLQSTVNRINSGKGSLGLLLNDDKMYNNLNEASANLNNLFIDLKAHPKRYVSFSVFGRKGD; translated from the coding sequence TTGAAAATAAACAACGAAACTAAAATTGGGATACTTACGGTAATTGGTTTAGCTGTACTGGTATTAGGTTACAGCTATCTGAAAGGTAATGACGTATTTTCCAGCTCAAACAAGTTTTATGCACTGTACCGCAATGTTGAGGGATTAACCTTATCTAAGCCTATTCTGGTTAACGGTTTTCAGATCGGCCATGTATCTAACATGACCCTGCAAACCGAGAGCGGTTTTACCATTGTTGAGTTTAAGGTAGATCCTAAATATCCTATTCCGAACAATACACTGGCCCGGTTAGAAAGTACAGACCTTTTAGGTAGTAAAGCTATTATATTTGAATTGGGTAACAGCCGCGAACTGGCCGAAAACAAAGACACGCTTCGGGCCGATATTCAGGGTAGCCTTGCGCAAAGCCTGCAACCTGTGCAGCGTAAAGCCGAAATGCTAATGGAAAGAGTCGACTCCAGCCTTGCTGCTATAAACAAGATCCTGAATCCTGAATTTCAGCGTAACGTTGACCGCAGTTTTATGAGCATTGCCAACTCGCTGCAAACACTCGAAGGGACTACCAAAAAAATTGACCGCTTAGTAGGCGCGCAATCAAACCACATTAACGGCATATTAACCAATGCAGAGGTGATGACATCTAACTTGCGCACCAGCAGCGGACGTTTAAACACCACTACAGCTAATTTTGAAAAGGTTAGCAGCGATTTGGCCAATTCGAATATCAAACAAACTTTAGAGAATGCCAATAAAGCCATGGCCGACTTGCAGTCGACTGTAAATCGGATCAATAGTGGCAAAGGATCGTTAGGACTGCTCTTAAACGACGATAAGATGTACAACAACTTAAACGAGGCATCAGCAAACTTAAACAACCTTTTTATCGACTTAAAAGCGCATCCTAAGCGTTATGTAAGCTTCTCGGTTTTTGGCCGCAAAGGTGATTAA
- a CDS encoding MBL fold metallo-hydrolase: protein MNLTIHGAARQVTGSMHLLEVNQYKILIDCGLDYEKDRNIQANEDFPFNPSEVDVVILTHAHIDHSGNLPTLVRMGFEGQILCTPPTAELAELLLMDSVSIFLNKMHKQNKHRRGKHHSTTRQPLYLQKHVIDTVERMVTIGFNKPFRLNGDIELTFIPVGHLLGAAAVVLKVNDHGEEKTIAFTGDIGRNNYPVLNDPQPLPPVDYLVSESTYGGRFHSKDKTIEQVLIETIDKACIKESGRLIIPAFSIGRTQALVYSLNKIFSSGLLPPIKVFVDSPMASASTQVFRKHHGLLNEEAQEFYRDKGDEFEFDNLTYVENLKDSRQIANYFEPCIIISSAGMLEGGRIQDHLYNNIQNYYCTILFIGYCAKGTLGYRLLRGDPVVHIKDREMAVYATIKKTDLFSAHGDHDDLVNTVKQQKPEKLKQVFLVHGEDESMQAMADALFADGYKVTIPEKSLSYTL from the coding sequence ATGAATTTAACGATACACGGGGCAGCCCGTCAGGTTACCGGCAGCATGCATTTGCTAGAGGTTAACCAATACAAAATATTAATTGACTGCGGACTTGATTATGAGAAAGACCGCAACATACAAGCGAACGAAGATTTTCCGTTTAACCCATCCGAGGTAGACGTAGTGATTTTAACCCACGCGCACATTGACCATTCGGGTAACTTACCAACCCTGGTACGCATGGGCTTTGAGGGACAAATTTTGTGCACCCCGCCTACTGCCGAGCTGGCCGAGTTACTTTTGATGGACTCGGTAAGTATATTTTTGAATAAGATGCACAAGCAAAATAAGCATCGCCGGGGGAAACATCATTCCACCACACGCCAGCCGTTATACTTGCAAAAGCACGTAATAGATACGGTGGAACGTATGGTAACCATTGGCTTTAATAAGCCTTTCCGTTTAAACGGCGATATTGAGCTGACGTTTATACCGGTAGGCCATTTACTGGGCGCTGCTGCCGTAGTTTTAAAGGTAAACGACCATGGAGAAGAAAAAACGATAGCTTTTACAGGCGATATTGGCCGTAACAACTACCCGGTATTAAATGACCCGCAACCATTACCTCCTGTGGATTACCTAGTAAGTGAATCTACCTATGGCGGCCGCTTTCACTCTAAGGATAAAACTATTGAGCAGGTACTTATTGAGACTATTGACAAAGCCTGCATTAAAGAATCAGGCAGGTTAATTATACCGGCCTTTAGTATTGGCCGCACACAGGCTTTGGTATACTCGCTTAATAAGATTTTTAGTAGTGGCTTATTACCGCCCATAAAGGTTTTTGTAGATAGCCCGATGGCTTCTGCTTCAACCCAGGTGTTCCGCAAACACCATGGCTTGCTTAATGAAGAGGCGCAGGAGTTCTACCGCGACAAAGGCGATGAATTTGAATTTGACAACCTTACCTACGTTGAAAATTTAAAAGATAGCCGCCAGATAGCTAATTACTTTGAGCCTTGCATCATCATATCATCAGCAGGTATGCTGGAGGGTGGCCGGATACAAGATCACCTGTACAACAATATTCAGAATTACTATTGCACCATCCTTTTTATTGGCTATTGCGCTAAAGGTACGTTGGGCTACCGCCTGCTTCGTGGAGATCCGGTTGTTCATATTAAAGACCGGGAGATGGCCGTTTATGCCACTATTAAAAAAACAGATCTGTTCAGCGCTCACGGCGATCACGATGATTTAGTCAATACCGTTAAGCAGCAAAAGCCAGAAAAGCTCAAACAGGTTTTTTTAGTACACGGCGAAGATGAAAGTATGCAAGCCATGGCCGATGCGCTTTTTGCAGATGGCTATAAAGTTACCATACCAGAGAAAAGTTTAAGCTATACCTTGTAA
- a CDS encoding ABC transporter transmembrane domain-containing protein — translation MARSRLNSGNAAEKELPKAKINKQSLQKISKLIGYIKPYRAKFFGGLIFLIISSLTGLAFPGFFGALIDAAQGKQHFSFIPANLVTIGEIAIVVLFLQGFVSYFRITWFVQVAEKSLADIRRDTYFKLVTLPMNFFSNRRVGELNSRISADLSQIQDTLTTTFAEIIRQIIILVGGIILLAISSIKLTLALLLVLPFLIVIAIFFGKFIRNLSRQAQDKLAESNTIVEETLQGIANVKAFVNEAFEAGRYTKNLSEVVTLAVKGAKYRGMFGAFIVFCLFGTIFCEIWYGSYLVSIHDNGLTFGKLTTFIVYAAFISAAMGSLPDLYANLQKAIGASERVLEILAEQGEAVSIHESENAVKQIIKGNLTFSNINFHYPSRPEIEVLKEVSIEAQAGQKVAIVGPSGSGKSTMAALILQFYHPQSGQMLFDGKPAADYALTDIRNQVAIVPQDVLLFGGSIRENIAYGKRNATEAEVIQAAKRANADQFITGFPEGYDTIVGERGVKLSGGQRQRIAIARALLKNPSILILDEATSSLDSESERLVQEALEELMKGRTSIIIAHRLSTIREADKIVVLEKGRIIESGTHEELIAREEGLYRYLSQLQFDTTA, via the coding sequence ATGGCAAGATCACGACTGAATAGTGGGAACGCAGCTGAGAAAGAATTACCAAAAGCAAAGATCAACAAACAAAGCTTGCAAAAAATCAGCAAGCTTATTGGCTACATAAAACCATACCGGGCTAAGTTTTTTGGCGGTTTGATATTTCTTATCATATCAAGCTTAACAGGCTTGGCTTTTCCGGGCTTTTTTGGAGCACTGATTGATGCAGCACAAGGCAAGCAGCACTTTAGCTTTATACCGGCCAATTTAGTTACCATAGGCGAAATAGCAATTGTGGTATTGTTTTTACAGGGGTTTGTATCCTACTTTCGTATTACTTGGTTTGTACAGGTAGCCGAAAAATCGCTGGCAGATATTCGCAGAGACACTTACTTTAAGCTGGTAACGCTGCCTATGAACTTTTTCTCTAACCGCCGTGTTGGAGAGTTGAACAGCCGCATCTCCGCCGACCTTTCACAAATACAAGATACACTAACCACCACTTTTGCAGAAATCATCAGGCAAATCATCATTCTGGTAGGCGGCATCATTTTACTGGCTATATCATCTATTAAGTTAACGCTGGCACTGCTATTGGTACTGCCGTTTTTAATTGTGATAGCCATATTTTTTGGCAAGTTCATTCGTAACCTATCTCGTCAGGCGCAAGATAAGCTGGCCGAATCGAACACCATTGTTGAAGAAACCTTACAAGGCATAGCTAACGTTAAGGCATTTGTAAACGAAGCTTTTGAGGCAGGCCGGTATACTAAAAACCTGAGCGAGGTGGTAACGCTGGCTGTTAAAGGAGCTAAGTACCGCGGTATGTTCGGTGCCTTTATTGTGTTCTGTTTGTTTGGTACTATTTTTTGCGAAATATGGTACGGTTCTTACCTAGTGTCTATTCACGATAACGGACTGACCTTTGGAAAGTTAACCACCTTTATTGTATACGCAGCTTTCATTAGTGCGGCAATGGGTAGCCTGCCCGATCTGTATGCTAACCTTCAAAAAGCCATTGGTGCAAGCGAACGGGTGTTGGAAATTTTGGCCGAACAAGGTGAAGCTGTTTCGATACATGAAAGCGAAAATGCCGTCAAGCAAATTATAAAAGGTAATTTGACCTTCAGTAATATCAATTTTCATTACCCTTCAAGGCCGGAGATTGAGGTATTGAAAGAGGTTTCAATAGAAGCGCAAGCCGGTCAGAAAGTAGCTATTGTGGGACCGAGCGGCTCGGGTAAATCAACCATGGCAGCATTGATATTGCAATTTTACCATCCGCAAAGCGGTCAAATGCTGTTTGATGGCAAACCTGCAGCCGATTATGCTTTAACCGACATACGCAACCAGGTAGCCATAGTGCCGCAGGATGTATTGTTGTTTGGCGGCAGCATTCGTGAAAACATTGCTTATGGCAAGCGTAATGCAACCGAGGCGGAGGTTATACAAGCAGCTAAGCGGGCCAATGCAGATCAGTTTATCACCGGTTTTCCCGAAGGTTATGATACCATTGTTGGCGAACGTGGTGTTAAGCTTTCAGGCGGTCAGCGCCAGCGTATTGCTATTGCGCGGGCTTTGCTTAAAAATCCTTCCATACTCATATTAGATGAGGCTACCTCGTCTCTTGACTCAGAATCTGAACGATTGGTGCAGGAGGCTTTAGAAGAGTTGATGAAGGGCCGTACTTCTATCATCATTGCACACCGCCTTTCTACTATCCGCGAAGCTGACAAAATTGTAGTTCTCGAAAAAGGCCGTATCATTGAAAGCGGGACTCACGAAGAACTTATTGCCCGCGAAGAAGGCCTTTACCGTTATCTTAGCCAATTGCAGTTCGATACGACTGCTTAA